Proteins encoded in a region of the Rickettsia bellii RML369-C genome:
- the rpoC gene encoding DNA-directed RNA polymerase subunit beta' → MSVVNFYGQLSNTQQFDQIRINIASPEQVRSWSFGEVIKPETINYRTFKPEKDGLFCARIFGPVKDYECLCGKYKRMKNRGITCEKCGVEVTVSRVRRERMGHIELAAPVAHIWFLKSLPSRISTLLDMTMRDIEKILYFENYVVVDPGLSILQKGELLTEEELQKAKDKYGEDAFTASIGAEVVQQMLKELDFPTLKQELYEELQNTTSEVKKKKLVKRLKLVEDFLESENKPEWMIMNVLPVMPPELRPLVMLDGGRFATSDLNELYRRVINRNNRLKKLIESKAPDIIVRNEKRMLQEAVDALFDNGRRGRAAKNANKRPFKSLSDMLKGKQGRFRQNLLGKRVDYSGRSVIVVGPELKLHQCGLPKKMALELFKPFIYSKLELYGIATTIKAAKRMVEAEKPEVWDVLEEVIREHPVLLNRAPTLHRLGIQAFEPLLIEGKAIQLHPLVCAAFNADFDGDQMAVHIPLSIEAQLEARVFMMSTNNILSPANGRPIIVPDKDIVLGLYYLTLAFDHEVGEGMMFSDLTEMEHALYNKFITIHTKIKYRRNQLNAEGKIVPVIVDTTYGRLMVGELLPSNPNIEYKFINKPLTKKDISLVIDLVYRHCGQKATVIFADQLMKLGFKYACSSGISFGMDDMVVPKSKIVHIDETQLEIKEFEQQYSNGLITYGEKYNKVIDAWSRCTDRVANDMMKEIAKPPVSDDSNQQKINSIYMMAISGARGSFQQIKQLGGMRGLMTKSNGQIIPTPIIANFKEGLTVFECFNSANGMRKGQIDTALKTASSGYLTRKLVDVAQDCIITEKDCNTDKGIEVKSIIEGGEVIVPLAEMILGRTAAINIYHPVTNDLILTKGELINESKLEQIESAGLDRIMIKSVLTCESSTGICAICYGRDLATGSLVSEGEAIGVIAAQSIGEPGTQLTMRTFHIGGAATKGAEVSSVEASYDAKVKILSRNVVINSEERKIVMSRNCELLLLDNNGNEKAHSKIPYGARLLVDEGDMVTKTQKLAEWDPYTIPIITEKSGKVLFKDMVEGISVRDVTDEATGIPSKVIIESKQYSRGAELRPRIQLLDAKGEIIMLSNGLEARYYLPVGAVLSVEDGVQISVGDIIARIPKESTTTKDITGGLPRVAELFEARRPKDHAVIAEIDGRVEFGKDYKSKRRIIIHPVDGSMGLEYMVPKGKHVVVNEGDFVKKGDLLIDGNPVLQDILKVMGVELLASYIVKEVQAVYRLQGVKIDDKHIEVIIRQMLQKVEITDSGGTTLLVGEKIDRREFDEINEKAIKNGLRPADAQLILQGITKSSLQTRSFISAASFQETTRVLTEAAIAGKVDKLRGLKENVIVGRLVPAGTGFLYGQNA, encoded by the coding sequence ATGAGTGTAGTAAATTTTTACGGACAATTAAGTAATACTCAACAATTTGATCAGATAAGAATTAATATAGCAAGTCCAGAACAAGTACGTTCATGGTCTTTCGGTGAAGTAATAAAACCTGAAACTATTAATTATCGTACTTTTAAACCTGAAAAAGATGGTTTATTTTGTGCAAGAATTTTTGGTCCAGTAAAAGATTATGAATGTCTTTGCGGTAAGTATAAGCGAATGAAAAACCGCGGTATTACTTGTGAAAAGTGCGGTGTTGAGGTTACTGTTTCTAGAGTAAGACGTGAAAGAATGGGGCATATTGAACTTGCGGCTCCCGTTGCTCATATTTGGTTTCTAAAGTCTCTTCCTTCAAGAATTAGTACGCTTCTTGATATGACGATGCGAGATATAGAAAAAATTCTTTATTTTGAAAATTATGTGGTAGTTGATCCTGGATTATCTATTCTACAAAAAGGTGAGCTTTTAACTGAAGAAGAGCTGCAAAAAGCAAAGGATAAATACGGGGAAGATGCATTTACTGCCTCTATTGGTGCAGAAGTAGTACAACAAATGCTAAAAGAGCTTGATTTCCCAACATTAAAGCAAGAGCTGTACGAAGAACTACAAAATACGACTTCAGAAGTAAAAAAGAAAAAGTTAGTAAAGCGTTTAAAATTAGTAGAAGACTTTTTAGAATCTGAAAATAAGCCAGAATGGATGATTATGAACGTGTTGCCGGTCATGCCTCCTGAACTTAGACCGCTTGTTATGTTAGATGGTGGAAGATTCGCTACTTCAGATCTTAATGAACTTTATAGAAGAGTAATTAATAGAAATAATCGTCTAAAGAAGCTTATAGAGTCAAAAGCACCTGATATAATTGTTAGAAATGAAAAAAGAATGCTGCAAGAAGCAGTGGATGCGTTATTTGATAACGGACGCCGTGGTAGAGCAGCAAAAAATGCTAATAAGCGTCCATTTAAGTCATTAAGCGATATGCTAAAAGGTAAGCAAGGTCGTTTCCGTCAAAACTTACTTGGTAAAAGGGTGGACTACTCAGGACGTTCAGTTATCGTAGTAGGACCTGAGCTTAAACTTCATCAGTGCGGTTTACCTAAAAAAATGGCTCTAGAACTGTTCAAGCCGTTTATTTACTCAAAACTTGAATTATATGGTATTGCTACAACTATTAAAGCAGCTAAAAGAATGGTTGAGGCTGAAAAGCCTGAAGTTTGGGATGTGCTTGAGGAAGTTATAAGAGAACACCCTGTATTACTTAACAGAGCTCCGACACTGCACCGTTTGGGTATCCAAGCATTTGAGCCATTATTAATCGAAGGTAAGGCAATACAGCTTCATCCGCTTGTTTGTGCCGCTTTCAATGCGGACTTTGACGGGGACCAAATGGCTGTACATATTCCTTTATCGATTGAAGCCCAGCTTGAAGCTAGGGTATTTATGATGTCTACTAATAATATTTTAAGCCCCGCTAATGGACGTCCTATTATTGTACCAGATAAAGATATAGTACTCGGCTTATATTATTTAACGCTTGCTTTTGATCATGAGGTAGGTGAGGGGATGATGTTCTCAGACCTAACTGAAATGGAGCATGCTTTATATAACAAATTTATAACGATTCATACTAAGATAAAATATCGTCGTAATCAGTTAAATGCTGAGGGTAAAATAGTTCCTGTTATAGTTGATACTACTTATGGAAGATTAATGGTTGGTGAGTTGTTGCCTTCTAATCCTAATATAGAATATAAGTTTATTAATAAGCCTTTAACTAAAAAGGATATATCTCTAGTAATAGATTTAGTCTATCGTCACTGCGGTCAAAAAGCTACAGTAATTTTTGCTGATCAGTTGATGAAGCTTGGTTTCAAATATGCTTGTTCTTCAGGTATTTCTTTTGGTATGGATGATATGGTTGTACCAAAATCTAAAATTGTTCATATCGATGAAACACAGCTTGAGATTAAGGAATTTGAGCAGCAATATTCAAATGGTTTAATTACTTACGGCGAAAAATATAACAAGGTAATTGATGCATGGTCAAGATGTACTGATAGAGTAGCTAATGACATGATGAAAGAAATTGCTAAACCACCTGTTAGTGATGATTCAAATCAACAGAAGATAAACTCTATATATATGATGGCTATTTCAGGTGCTAGAGGGTCTTTCCAGCAGATTAAACAGCTTGGTGGTATGCGTGGGCTTATGACTAAATCAAATGGTCAAATTATACCAACACCTATTATCGCTAACTTTAAGGAAGGATTAACTGTATTTGAATGCTTTAACTCTGCTAACGGAATGCGTAAAGGGCAAATAGATACAGCTTTAAAAACTGCAAGCTCAGGTTACTTAACAAGAAAATTAGTAGATGTTGCACAAGATTGTATTATTACTGAAAAAGATTGTAACACTGATAAAGGTATTGAAGTAAAGAGTATTATAGAAGGTGGTGAAGTAATAGTGCCTTTAGCTGAAATGATTTTAGGTCGTACGGCAGCTATTAATATATATCATCCGGTGACTAATGATTTAATTCTCACCAAAGGTGAATTAATTAATGAGTCTAAATTAGAGCAAATTGAGTCTGCAGGTTTAGATAGAATTATGATTAAGTCGGTATTAACCTGTGAAAGTTCCACCGGTATATGTGCTATATGTTATGGTAGAGATCTTGCTACTGGTTCGTTAGTTTCCGAAGGGGAAGCTATAGGTGTGATCGCTGCTCAATCTATCGGTGAGCCTGGTACACAGCTTACAATGAGAACTTTCCACATTGGAGGAGCAGCAACGAAAGGAGCAGAAGTTTCTTCTGTAGAAGCTTCATATGATGCGAAAGTAAAAATTCTTAGCCGTAACGTGGTTATTAATTCCGAAGAACGCAAAATTGTTATGAGCCGTAACTGTGAGTTATTATTACTTGATAATAACGGCAATGAAAAAGCTCATAGTAAAATCCCATATGGTGCTAGATTACTTGTTGACGAGGGTGATATGGTTACTAAGACGCAGAAGCTTGCAGAATGGGATCCATATACCATACCTATCATTACTGAAAAATCTGGTAAGGTATTATTTAAAGATATGGTTGAGGGGATTTCGGTTCGTGATGTAACTGATGAGGCAACTGGTATTCCAAGCAAAGTTATCATTGAATCAAAACAATATTCACGTGGAGCAGAACTAAGACCACGAATCCAGCTTCTTGACGCTAAAGGTGAAATTATCATGTTATCAAATGGTTTAGAAGCAAGATATTATTTACCAGTTGGAGCGGTTTTAAGTGTAGAAGATGGGGTGCAGATATCAGTAGGTGATATAATTGCACGTATTCCTAAAGAGTCAACTACTACTAAGGATATTACTGGTGGTTTACCAAGAGTAGCCGAGCTTTTCGAAGCAAGACGTCCAAAAGATCATGCAGTGATTGCTGAGATAGATGGGCGAGTAGAGTTCGGTAAAGATTATAAATCTAAGAGACGTATTATTATACACCCAGTTGACGGTTCAATGGGTCTTGAGTATATGGTGCCAAAAGGTAAGCATGTTGTGGTTAATGAGGGAGACTTTGTTAAGAAAGGTGACTTATTAATTGATGGTAATCCAGTACTTCAGGATATTTTAAAAGTGATGGGTGTAGAACTTCTTGCAAGCTATATTGTTAAAGAGGTCCAGGCTGTTTATCGTTTACAAGGGGTAAAAATTGATGATAAGCACATAGAAGTAATTATTCGTCAGATGTTACAAAAAGTAGAAATAACAGACTCAGGCGGTACTACATTATTAGTAGGTGAGAAGATAGATCGACGTGAATTTGACGAAATAAATGAAAAAGCAATTAAGAATGGTTTAAGACCTGCTGATGCTCAGTTAATATTACAAGGTATTACTAAGTCTTCTCTGCAAACTAGATCATTTATATCTGCTGCATCATTCCAAGAAACTACTAGGGTTTTAACCGAAGCTGCTATTGCTGGTAAGGTTGATAAGCTACGAGGACTTAAAGAGAATGTTATAGTTGGGCGTTTAGTACCTGCAGGGACAGGGTTTCTTTATGGACAAAATGCGTAA
- a CDS encoding DUF378 domain-containing protein, with translation MLINTSSNPLITTIHLLSSIGAINWGLIGLFNFNLVTLLFGSFPIIVKLLYIIIGFCGIYSFLCLGKLLCKPGVEKGK, from the coding sequence ATGCTAATAAATACTTCTAGTAATCCACTTATTACTACTATACATTTACTATCTTCTATAGGTGCTATAAATTGGGGACTAATTGGACTATTCAATTTTAACCTAGTAACACTTTTATTTGGTTCATTCCCAATTATCGTTAAGTTACTTTATATAATTATTGGTTTTTGTGGGATATATTCATTTTTATGTTTAGGCAAATTATTATGTAAGCCAGGTGTAGAAAAGGGAAAATAA
- the rplJ gene encoding 50S ribosomal protein L10 translates to MLRSEKPEVVEEIASIYKDSPSVIVAHYHGLTVSEVNSLRESLKSKDAGFKVVKNTLAKIAANKAGLDDIVSLFSGPTAIVYSKEPVEMAKLVVNFAKSNENLKIVGGIVDKQVLNEHSIKELSKLPSLNELRSKIVGLLQAPATKIAGVLQAPSSSLARVIQANASKN, encoded by the coding sequence GTGTTAAGATCAGAAAAACCGGAAGTTGTAGAAGAAATAGCAAGTATTTATAAAGATTCGCCATCTGTAATCGTTGCTCATTATCACGGATTAACTGTTAGTGAAGTCAATTCACTTAGAGAGTCTCTTAAGTCTAAAGATGCAGGTTTTAAAGTTGTTAAAAATACTTTAGCAAAAATAGCAGCAAATAAAGCAGGTCTTGATGATATCGTAAGCTTATTTTCAGGTCCTACCGCTATTGTTTATTCTAAAGAACCGGTTGAAATGGCAAAATTAGTAGTTAATTTTGCTAAAAGTAATGAAAATCTTAAGATTGTTGGCGGTATAGTCGATAAACAAGTATTAAATGAACATTCAATAAAAGAACTTTCTAAGTTACCTTCATTAAATGAGCTTAGAAGTAAAATTGTTGGGTTATTACAAGCTCCGGCTACTAAGATTGCAGGCGTTTTACAAGCACCGTCTTCAAGCTTAGCCAGGGTAATACAAGCAAATGCTAGTAAAAATTAA
- the rplK gene encoding 50S ribosomal protein L11, which translates to MAQKIEGHINLNVNAGEATAAPPIGSTLGQRKVNIMEFCKAFNAATQSIEKGTPLPTVITIYVDKSFTFIVKTPPASYLIKKYAKVKKGSGATKKEAVVGKITMDDCREIAKLKMPDLNTKDIKAATKIICGSAASMGIEVVGN; encoded by the coding sequence ATGGCACAAAAAATAGAAGGTCATATTAACTTGAATGTAAATGCTGGTGAAGCTACCGCTGCTCCTCCTATAGGGTCAACGCTTGGACAAAGAAAAGTTAATATTATGGAATTTTGTAAAGCTTTTAACGCTGCTACACAAAGTATTGAAAAAGGAACACCTCTTCCAACTGTTATTACTATATATGTAGATAAGAGTTTTACTTTTATAGTTAAAACACCGCCGGCATCTTATCTTATAAAGAAATATGCTAAAGTTAAAAAAGGGTCTGGGGCTACTAAAAAGGAAGCTGTGGTAGGTAAAATCACTATGGATGATTGCCGTGAGATTGCAAAGTTAAAAATGCCTGATTTAAATACAAAAGATATTAAAGCTGCAACAAAGATTATTTGTGGTAGTGCAGCATCTATGGGAATTGAAGTTGTAGGGAATTAA
- the rplA gene encoding 50S ribosomal protein L1 has protein sequence MSNNKDVAIKSSGGKKIREARIKVRSDSLYNLTTAVEKLKSASYVKFDPTLEIVMKLGIDPRHSDQMVRGVVNLPAGTGKTVRVAVICKEEREEEAKVAGADLVGSTNIIDEIKAGKINFDVCIATPDMMAVIGSVARILGPKGLMPNPKLGTVTLDIKGAVKNAKSGQVEYRAEKAGIIHAGLGKLSFPDQDLLKNLKAFIDAVVKAKPTGVKGSYLKAIYLSSTMGASVQIDLASIA, from the coding sequence ATGTCAAATAACAAAGATGTTGCTATAAAATCTAGCGGCGGTAAGAAAATAAGAGAAGCACGCATTAAAGTAAGATCGGATAGTTTATATAATTTAACAACTGCGGTTGAGAAATTAAAATCCGCTTCTTATGTTAAATTTGATCCAACCTTAGAAATAGTTATGAAGCTTGGAATTGATCCAAGACATTCTGATCAAATGGTACGTGGTGTAGTTAATTTACCCGCAGGTACAGGTAAGACTGTAAGAGTTGCCGTTATTTGTAAAGAAGAAAGAGAAGAAGAAGCGAAAGTTGCAGGTGCAGATTTAGTAGGCTCAACCAATATTATTGATGAAATTAAAGCTGGTAAGATCAATTTTGATGTATGTATAGCTACTCCTGATATGATGGCAGTTATAGGTTCAGTTGCAAGAATTTTAGGACCAAAAGGTTTAATGCCGAATCCTAAACTCGGAACTGTGACATTAGATATTAAGGGTGCTGTTAAGAATGCTAAAAGTGGTCAAGTAGAATATAGAGCAGAAAAAGCAGGTATAATTCACGCAGGGCTTGGAAAATTATCTTTTCCGGATCAAGATTTATTAAAAAATTTGAAAGCGTTTATTGATGCAGTAGTTAAAGCAAAACCTACTGGAGTGAAAGGAAGTTATTTAAAAGCAATATATTTATCTTCTACTATGGGTGCATCAGTACAAATAGATTTAGCTAGTATAGCATAA
- the rpoB gene encoding DNA-directed RNA polymerase subunit beta, with translation MVSLRDNIEVQPLSHNKRVRKNFGHINLVADIPNLIEIQKNSYEKNFLQLDTKDSERKNKGLQSILNSIFPISDPSNIANLEFVKYEFDTPKYDVEECTQRSLSYDSALKVTLRLSIWDIDEDTGSREIKGIKEQQVYMGNIPLMTKNGTFIINGTERVVVSQMHRSPGVFFYHDEGKVHSSRKLLYSARVIPYRGSWLDLEFDAKDIIYFRIDRKRKLYATTLLKAIGMSTEEIIKFYYDSVNYKVVKNKGWAVKFMPSHITAHRLTSDLIDADTGNVLLKAGQKITPRLAKKYAGEGLNNILVSHKALIGKYLSEDLKDPESDEILAKIGEMITVELLSVISDLKIKNISVLVINPQSGPYIRNTLFSDKNQDRESALFDIFRVLRPGEPANIEAAESLFYNLFFDPERYDLSEVGRIKMNSRLELNISDETTVLTTDDIKNILRVLVELKDRKGIIDDIDHLGNRRVRSVGELIENQFRIGLVRMEKSVVERMSAGDIDTVMPHDLVNSKILVSVVKEFFSTSQLSQFMDQTNPLSEITHKRRLSALGPGGLSRDRAGFEVRDVHPTHYGRICPIETPEGQNIGLINSMATYARINKHGFIESPYRKVKDGHVTDEVVYLSAIEEGKYKIGQANSKVDKDGILQGEFINCRVEGGNFVMVEPHEVDFIDVTPMQVVSVAASLIPFLENDDANRALMGSNMQRQAVPLIKTDAPFVGTGVEGVVAKDSGASVLALNDGIVEQVDSNRIVIRAIAQKTESAPSVDIYNLLKFQKSNHNTCINQKPLVKVGHYVKKNDIIADGPSTDNGEIALGRNVLVAFLPWNGYNFEDSILISERIVKEDVFTSVHIEEFEVIARDTRLGPEEITRDIPNVSEEALRHLDEVGIIYVGAEVKAGDILVGKVTPKSESPITPEEKLLRAIFGEKAFDVKDSSLHVPSGVSGTVVEVRVFSRRGVEKDQRAIAIEKQQIEKLAKDRDDELEIIEHFVFSWLEKLLVGQVSINGPKTVKTGQTITSEILKGLSKGQLWQFTVEDANVMNEIEQLKGHYDGKKEALNKRFATKVEKLQSGDDLPQGALKVVKVFIATKHKLQPGDKMAGRHGNKGVISRIVPEEDMPFLEDGTVVDIVLNPLGLPSRMNIGQVLETHLGWASVNLAKKIAGLVEEHKTKHASIEKIKKFLIELYGENINHILEKSDEEIISFCNEAAKGVYFATPVFDGAKVEDVKDMLRLAGQDLSGQVKLIDGRTGEYFDRLVTVGQKYLLKLHHLVDNKIHSRSIGPYSLVTQQPLGGKSHFGGQRFGEMECWALQAYGAAYTLQEMLTVKSDDVNGRIKIYDSIVRGENNFESGIPESFNVMIKEFRSLCLNVKLEVTS, from the coding sequence ATGGTTTCATTAAGGGATAATATTGAAGTACAACCCTTGTCACATAATAAAAGAGTAAGAAAAAATTTTGGTCATATAAATTTAGTAGCAGATATACCGAATTTGATTGAAATTCAAAAAAATTCATATGAAAAAAATTTTCTACAGCTAGATACAAAAGATTCCGAAAGAAAAAATAAAGGCTTACAATCTATATTAAATTCAATTTTTCCTATCTCTGATCCTTCTAATATAGCTAATTTAGAATTCGTTAAATATGAATTTGATACTCCAAAATATGATGTGGAGGAATGCACTCAAAGAAGCTTAAGCTATGATTCTGCTCTTAAAGTAACCTTAAGATTAAGTATCTGGGATATAGACGAAGATACTGGAAGCCGAGAGATTAAAGGTATCAAAGAGCAGCAAGTATATATGGGTAATATCCCATTAATGACTAAAAATGGTACTTTTATCATTAATGGTACAGAAAGGGTAGTTGTATCGCAAATGCATCGCTCACCTGGGGTATTCTTCTATCATGATGAGGGCAAAGTTCATTCTTCTAGAAAACTTTTATATTCTGCACGTGTTATTCCATATAGAGGATCATGGCTTGATTTAGAGTTTGATGCTAAAGATATTATTTATTTTAGAATAGATAGAAAAAGAAAACTTTATGCTACTACTTTGCTTAAAGCAATAGGCATGAGTACAGAAGAAATTATAAAATTTTATTATGATTCAGTAAATTATAAAGTTGTTAAAAATAAGGGATGGGCAGTTAAATTTATGCCTAGCCATATTACTGCTCATAGATTAACAAGTGATTTAATAGATGCTGATACGGGAAATGTTTTGCTTAAAGCAGGGCAAAAAATTACTCCTCGCTTAGCTAAAAAATATGCTGGGGAAGGACTTAATAATATTTTAGTATCTCATAAAGCTTTGATTGGTAAATATTTATCTGAGGATTTAAAAGACCCTGAAAGCGATGAAATATTAGCAAAAATCGGTGAAATGATTACTGTTGAATTACTTAGTGTAATTAGTGATCTTAAAATTAAAAATATTAGCGTATTAGTAATTAATCCTCAATCTGGTCCATATATAAGAAATACTTTATTTTCTGATAAAAACCAAGATCGTGAATCAGCATTATTTGATATTTTTAGAGTATTAAGACCGGGAGAGCCTGCTAATATTGAAGCTGCTGAAAGTTTATTTTATAATTTATTCTTTGACCCTGAAAGATATGATCTTTCAGAAGTAGGTCGAATAAAAATGAATTCAAGGTTAGAACTAAATATCTCTGATGAAACTACTGTTTTAACTACAGATGATATAAAAAATATACTAAGAGTTTTAGTAGAGCTTAAAGATCGCAAAGGGATTATAGACGATATTGATCACTTAGGTAACAGAAGGGTTAGATCGGTTGGTGAATTGATAGAAAATCAATTCAGAATAGGTCTTGTCCGGATGGAAAAGTCAGTAGTTGAAAGAATGTCGGCAGGTGATATTGATACAGTAATGCCTCACGATTTAGTGAATTCCAAAATTTTAGTTTCTGTAGTAAAGGAATTCTTCAGTACTTCGCAATTATCCCAATTTATGGATCAAACAAATCCATTGTCTGAAATAACTCATAAAAGAAGATTATCAGCATTAGGGCCTGGTGGTCTTAGTCGTGATAGAGCAGGTTTTGAAGTGCGTGATGTGCATCCGACTCATTACGGTCGTATCTGTCCTATTGAAACACCTGAAGGTCAAAATATCGGACTAATTAACTCTATGGCAACTTATGCTAGAATAAATAAGCATGGTTTTATAGAAAGCCCATATAGAAAAGTCAAAGATGGGCATGTAACCGATGAAGTAGTATATCTTTCAGCTATTGAAGAAGGGAAGTATAAGATCGGTCAAGCAAATTCTAAGGTTGATAAAGATGGGATATTACAGGGCGAATTTATTAATTGCCGAGTTGAAGGTGGCAATTTTGTAATGGTAGAGCCACACGAAGTAGACTTCATTGATGTAACGCCTATGCAGGTTGTATCTGTTGCAGCTTCTCTTATACCGTTCTTAGAAAATGATGATGCTAACCGTGCTTTGATGGGATCAAACATGCAAAGACAAGCGGTTCCTTTAATTAAAACTGATGCACCTTTTGTGGGTACAGGAGTTGAGGGAGTAGTAGCAAAAGATTCTGGAGCATCTGTGCTTGCATTAAATGATGGTATAGTTGAGCAAGTAGATTCAAATAGAATTGTAATTAGAGCTATTGCTCAAAAAACCGAAAGTGCACCTTCAGTTGATATTTATAACTTATTAAAATTCCAAAAATCTAATCATAATACTTGTATCAATCAAAAACCTTTAGTTAAGGTAGGTCATTATGTTAAGAAGAATGATATTATAGCTGACGGACCTAGTACCGATAATGGTGAAATTGCTTTAGGCAGAAATGTTTTAGTCGCTTTCTTGCCTTGGAATGGATACAATTTTGAAGATTCAATTTTAATATCAGAGCGAATAGTAAAAGAAGACGTATTTACTTCTGTCCATATTGAAGAGTTTGAAGTAATAGCAAGAGATACTCGCCTTGGTCCTGAAGAGATTACTCGTGATATACCGAACGTAAGCGAGGAAGCTCTGCGTCATTTAGATGAAGTCGGAATAATTTATGTAGGTGCAGAAGTAAAAGCAGGTGATATTTTAGTAGGGAAAGTAACGCCGAAAAGTGAATCACCTATTACTCCTGAGGAAAAATTACTGAGAGCTATTTTTGGAGAAAAAGCTTTTGATGTGAAAGATTCATCGCTGCATGTTCCTTCCGGGGTTAGCGGAACGGTAGTAGAAGTAAGAGTATTCTCTCGTCGAGGTGTTGAAAAAGATCAGCGTGCTATTGCTATTGAAAAACAACAAATTGAGAAATTAGCAAAAGACCGTGATGATGAATTAGAAATTATTGAGCATTTTGTATTTAGTTGGCTTGAGAAGCTTTTAGTAGGACAGGTAAGTATTAATGGTCCTAAGACAGTAAAGACTGGGCAAACTATTACAAGCGAAATATTAAAAGGTTTATCTAAAGGACAACTTTGGCAGTTTACTGTTGAAGATGCAAATGTAATGAACGAAATAGAGCAGCTAAAAGGTCATTATGATGGCAAAAAAGAAGCTCTTAATAAGAGGTTCGCTACTAAGGTAGAAAAATTACAAAGCGGAGACGATTTACCTCAAGGTGCTTTAAAAGTAGTAAAAGTATTTATCGCAACTAAGCATAAATTACAACCTGGTGATAAAATGGCAGGAAGACACGGAAATAAAGGTGTTATTTCACGTATTGTGCCAGAAGAGGATATGCCATTCTTAGAAGATGGGACTGTAGTTGATATTGTTCTCAATCCTTTAGGTCTTCCTTCTCGTATGAATATAGGGCAAGTGCTTGAAACTCATCTTGGTTGGGCATCAGTGAATCTAGCAAAAAAAATAGCAGGTTTAGTAGAAGAACATAAAACTAAACATGCAAGTATTGAGAAGATTAAGAAGTTTTTAATCGAGCTATATGGTGAGAATATTAATCATATACTTGAAAAATCTGACGAAGAAATTATTTCATTCTGTAATGAAGCTGCTAAGGGAGTATATTTTGCAACTCCAGTATTTGATGGTGCAAAGGTTGAAGACGTTAAGGATATGCTAAGGCTTGCAGGTCAAGATCTTTCAGGGCAAGTAAAGCTAATTGATGGTAGAACAGGTGAATATTTTGATCGCTTAGTAACTGTAGGGCAGAAATATTTATTAAAGCTACATCACTTGGTAGATAATAAAATTCACTCTCGTTCTATAGGTCCTTATAGTTTAGTGACTCAGCAACCTCTTGGAGGAAAATCGCATTTTGGTGGTCAGCGTTTCGGGGAAATGGAATGCTGGGCATTACAAGCATATGGAGCTGCTTATACGTTACAAGAAATGTTAACTGTTAAATCAGATGACGTAAATGGTAGAATTAAGATTTATGACTCTATAGTGCGTGGTGAAAATAATTTTGAATCTGGTATTCCTGAATCATTTAACGTGATGATAAAAGAATTTAGATCTTTATGTCTTAATGTAAAACTTGAAGTGACTTCTTAA
- the rplL gene encoding 50S ribosomal protein L7/L12 — MADLAKIEEQLSSLTLMQAAELVKMLEEKWGVSAAAPVAVAAAAAPAAEAAAEKTDFEVVLASSGDKKVEVIKVVKEITGLGLIEAKKLVDEAPKPIKSNVKKAEAEEIKSKLEAAGAKVELK, encoded by the coding sequence ATGGCAGATTTAGCTAAAATTGAAGAACAATTATCATCTTTAACATTAATGCAAGCAGCTGAGCTTGTAAAAATGTTAGAAGAAAAATGGGGTGTATCTGCAGCAGCACCTGTAGCTGTAGCAGCCGCTGCCGCTCCTGCTGCTGAAGCAGCTGCTGAAAAAACTGATTTTGAAGTAGTTTTAGCTTCTAGCGGTGATAAAAAAGTGGAAGTAATTAAAGTTGTAAAAGAAATTACAGGTCTTGGTTTAATTGAAGCTAAAAAATTAGTTGATGAAGCTCCAAAACCAATTAAGAGTAATGTGAAAAAAGCAGAAGCAGAAGAAATTAAAAGCAAATTAGAAGCTGCTGGAGCAAAAGTAGAATTAAAGTAA